The Gossypium arboreum isolate Shixiya-1 chromosome 6, ASM2569848v2, whole genome shotgun sequence DNA window GTTCAAGTATTCCCTCACTTGGGTAATTATCCCATCGGTTACGGTCCAAGCGTGAACCCAAGAGATTGAACGGCTGTGATCGCAGCCTTCGACGATGACGGTGGGCCCAAAGGTGGTAACCGAAAGGGGATCAACCTCGAAACGGAAAGAATCGTAGGATGAAGCACCGGTGAGCAGGCGCATCAAAAACTGGTGAGTCGGGGGACCGTGGAACCACCATTCAAGGTCAGGGGCAAGGATTTTGTGAACAGTTTCGACGTCTCGAGTGTTTAAGGCCTCATAGAGGGCAAGAACCACCTCTTGGTTCTTGTTAGTTTCCTCCACAAGTGGTTCCTGTGTGTTAGCCAGTTCTTGAAAGAGGGAACGGAGCAAGAAGATAGATCGATCGGGTCTGAGGAGAGATGAAAAGATTGAAGAATGTTTGAGAAAATACCAGAAACAACTGGTGAGGATCTGTTATGAGGATGTATGGAGGGTTTatatagaaaaaaagaaaaagaaaaaggaactcCCCAACTTGGCTTTGATTCTCTACACTCGTTTCTTGTCTTATAATCTACTCCAAAGCTAGGATTATGTGGAAGTATTGGTACACGTGGCAGGACCAGAGTGGTAATACGGTTGAGTGGGGCCCAACGATCAATTCAAGTTTTCTTCCTATGCGGCTAGGTGGGGATAAAGCCCAGCTGGTCAGGTGAGCGGGCAGGAAACGTGGTCAAGCCAACTTTTGTTGACCCCTCTTAAATTGCCTAATTAAGTtcattttactttgaatttgctAAAAAGGTTTTTATTGGAGGGGAAAGTATATGTGATTCAATCAAATTAAtccattaatttaatttttttattattaaaaagagTTTAATAAGTGTAAATGGTAACAgactgtttaaaaaaaaaaaagggtaaattctCTATTTAGTTACTCAACTTTTTAGATAGTTTTCATTTTGGAAATCCTTTCAATTTTATCACTCAACTTTTAAGgaattttcattttagtcacctaACTTTTGGAtcgctttcattttggtcacaaaAAAATATATTCTTTAAGTATTGATCGGGTAAAATAATTAAGgataaaagtgaaaatagtaGAATCTAAAATAAtgcattaaaatttatcaaattttacttatttacCCTCTTGCTAAAGttctaaatttcttttttttctctttaatattgaaattttaaatttcaaaacatcaaaatcaattaaataaattattgaataATTTTATCCCTTAGTACTATTAGTTAATTTGTTactataatattgaaattaattaatttaattaatgtaatttccttataaaattctaaattttatttttacatttacaaattaaaatcaactcacataactcatctttaataattgtctataaaacatgactttttattattatatgatcTTAAATCTTCTATGCTAAGCTAAAAGCAATGAAAATTCttgcaattaatttaattaattaattttatcttcCATGCCAAACAAAACCcataatttttatcatttctttACCCAAACAAAAAACAAACAGGATTTTTTTCCTTTGCTTTTAGTTTAGCATGGAAGATTCAAAATTATATAATCAAAGAAATTTAAGTTTTGTAAGcaattgttaaatatgaattatttgagttaattttgttaataataatttgaaaatataaaataaaattttagacgggattaaattaatcaatttcaATATTATACAAACAAATCAATTGAAATTATTAAGTGAGAAAAAATTTCAATAActtgtttaatttattttaatgttttgaaatttaaaattttaatatttaataaaattagaatTCTCAACAATGagataaacaagtacaatttgaCAACTTTTCTATATTATTCTAGTTTTACCCTttttttcactttaatccttgGTTTTTTTTATCccaatcaatattttaaaaaagatATTTTGGAGGTGACCAAATGAAAGTGTAAACATGTTTTGGTGTGTACAATTAACCTTCATTAAATATATAACGGTTGGGTGATTAAAATGAAAGCGtctttgtaacacccttcactCAGTCCGGTCGCTGGACCTGAGTTATTATgttaattaagtccttttattagcATAACCATATGTTTGGACATTAAATTTCAGTTTGAAtatgttgataaaatttaaaacacGAAAATCAAATTCTAAACTCTTTTGCCTAGAGAAATTGAATTTGGCAtattaagaaaaaaataat harbors:
- the LOC108484291 gene encoding wound-induced protein 1, with product MRLLTGASSYDSFRFEVDPLSVTTFGPTVIVEGCDHSRSISWVHAWTVTDGIITQVREYLNTSLTVTRLGNSTQSPPSDYNPPSSSSSSTGEITSVHCPSVWESSFSNRVGKSVPGLVLAI